The Candidatus Thorarchaeota archaeon genome includes a window with the following:
- a CDS encoding dihydroorotase family protein — MTAELILRGGRIVQNGELCTRSVVVDKGKIEGIYEIGQEPTAETDIDCTGLYILPGMIDIHTHLRDLKQSNKEDYRSGTMAAAAGGVTTVVDMPNSQPPVLSHNVLQQKIERTRENRFVNVGFYGGIPKSPNTPNEKFFNDILGLKVYPHAPLDKDIQYTKERIRECLNLARRWDLPLLLHPDFSDPDAQPETVQDFFEIHSCEAERRAVVTFIDALKEIESRVHVCHVSCAFTAKLIKKHRAENTLTAEVTPHHLLLTGDKFTNKNGEAKVLPPLRSPHDRRFLQESVSHCVIDCVASDHAPHTKKEKHAPFLHASSGFPSLETTVPLMLTRVLKGEMHWVEYLRCCCSAPARILNIPGKGILCKGYDADLIVVKEDKYEIRGDKFHSKATVTPFEGQEVLARPVMTFVGGRLVYRDGSFKVRPGTAGIVPVRNVIEH, encoded by the coding sequence ATGACCGCAGAGTTGATTCTTCGTGGCGGCAGGATTGTTCAAAACGGGGAACTATGCACAAGGTCTGTGGTTGTTGACAAGGGGAAGATAGAAGGAATCTACGAAATTGGACAAGAACCTACTGCAGAAACCGATATTGATTGTACGGGATTGTACATTCTGCCAGGAATGATTGATATCCACACCCATCTCAGAGATTTGAAGCAGTCAAACAAGGAGGACTATCGCTCGGGAACCATGGCCGCTGCCGCTGGGGGTGTAACTACAGTTGTTGATATGCCTAACTCTCAACCTCCTGTTTTGTCCCACAATGTTTTACAGCAAAAGATAGAGCGAACTCGGGAAAACAGGTTCGTCAATGTTGGTTTTTACGGAGGTATCCCTAAGAGCCCCAATACACCAAATGAGAAATTCTTCAATGATATACTGGGATTGAAGGTTTATCCACATGCCCCCCTTGACAAGGACATACAATATACCAAAGAAAGAATCAGAGAATGCCTCAATCTTGCGAGAAGATGGGACCTTCCACTCCTTCTCCACCCGGATTTCTCGGATCCAGACGCACAACCCGAAACGGTTCAGGATTTCTTTGAGATACATAGTTGCGAAGCTGAGAGGAGGGCGGTTGTAACTTTCATTGACGCCCTAAAGGAAATTGAGAGCAGAGTGCATGTATGTCATGTCAGCTGTGCATTTACTGCCAAGCTGATTAAGAAGCACAGAGCAGAAAACACACTAACTGCCGAGGTGACGCCCCATCACTTGCTATTAACCGGGGACAAATTCACAAATAAGAATGGAGAAGCAAAGGTACTACCTCCACTTAGGTCACCACATGACAGAAGATTCTTGCAGGAATCTGTATCACACTGTGTAATCGATTGTGTTGCTTCAGATCATGCGCCACACACTAAGAAGGAGAAACATGCTCCGTTCCTGCATGCATCATCCGGTTTTCCAAGTTTGGAAACAACTGTGCCACTCATGTTAACACGGGTTCTCAAAGGAGAGATGCACTGGGTAGAATATCTTAGATGCTGCTGTTCAGCCCCTGCGAGAATACTGAATATCCCTGGAAAAGGTATCCTCTGCAAGGGTTATGACGCCGATCTAATAGTAGTAAAAGAAGACAAATATGAAATCAGAGGCGATAAGTTTCATTCCAAAGCAACCGTCACACCCTTTGAAGGTCAAGAAGTGCTCGCACGTCCCGTAATGACCTTTGTTGGAGGTAGGTTAGTATATCGAGATGGTAGTTTCAAAGTAAGGCCAGGAACAGCAGGCATTGTACCAGTGCGTAACGTAATAGAGCATTAA
- a CDS encoding TIGR00296 family protein: MDQVYSKDDGKFLVKLARRTVEQFARESTKPNFPDDTPSHLKRESGVFVTLNSTSSSKNNLRGCIGRPYPTDPLVQATIDSAFDAAANDPRFPPVKEEELDSIIIEVSLLTPPEEIECSNPDELIKEIEVGCDGLIAAKGGRRGLLLPQVAVEWNWDAEEFLRHTCRKAMLPMEAWREPDTKFMKFQAEIFAEVSPRGNVVRKDNSPKE; this comes from the coding sequence GTGGACCAAGTTTACTCCAAAGATGATGGTAAGTTCCTAGTCAAATTAGCTAGAAGAACTGTAGAGCAATTTGCTCGGGAAAGCACAAAGCCAAACTTTCCAGATGACACACCAAGCCATCTGAAGAGAGAATCCGGTGTATTTGTCACACTGAATTCCACTTCCTCGAGCAAGAATAATCTTCGGGGATGTATTGGTAGACCATATCCCACGGATCCGTTGGTTCAAGCAACAATAGACTCTGCATTCGATGCCGCAGCCAACGATCCTAGATTCCCACCAGTCAAGGAGGAGGAACTCGATTCTATTATAATAGAGGTCAGTTTGTTGACTCCGCCCGAAGAAATTGAATGCTCAAACCCGGACGAGTTGATTAAGGAAATAGAGGTGGGATGTGATGGTTTGATTGCAGCAAAAGGTGGAAGAAGGGGGCTACTATTACCGCAGGTCGCAGTAGAATGGAACTGGGATGCCGAGGAGTTTCTCAGACATACTTGCAGAAAGGCAATGCTACCTATGGAAGCTTGGAGAGAACCAGACACCAAGTTCATGAAGTTCCAAGCAGAGATTTTCGCTGAAGTTTCCCCACGGGGAAATGTAGTCCGTAAAGACAATTCACCAAAGGAATGA
- the nadC gene encoding carboxylating nicotinate-nucleotide diphosphorylase, which produces MRKMYESPPSVIESLESFLQEDIRSGDITTQALVPSSRKGSGEIGAKEKTIVAGLKEIRDLARLSDLKHETKVQEGVWVDSGETVITLSGKAVTLLTVERLALNIIMRMSGIATKTRKIVDRIREVNQDVLLAATRKTTPGFRYFEKRAVKIGGGDSHRYALDDMVLIKNNHLVSVESTEQAVLESKKAVSFSKKVSCEVRSLEGALEAAKAGADIILLDNQTPSSVMQICQALDEANLRDKVLLEVSGGITEDNALEYAQCDVDILSSGALTHSYKSADFSMSLKIT; this is translated from the coding sequence ATGAGGAAAATGTACGAATCGCCGCCCTCTGTGATTGAAAGTCTGGAATCCTTCCTTCAAGAAGATATCAGATCAGGAGACATTACCACCCAAGCTTTAGTCCCATCCTCAAGAAAGGGGAGCGGTGAAATTGGAGCAAAGGAGAAAACCATTGTTGCGGGTTTGAAGGAGATTAGGGACCTTGCCCGTCTTAGTGATTTGAAACACGAAACAAAGGTCCAAGAAGGCGTTTGGGTTGATTCTGGAGAAACAGTGATCACATTGTCTGGAAAAGCAGTAACTCTTCTCACCGTCGAAAGACTGGCCCTGAATATCATCATGAGAATGAGTGGAATAGCAACAAAGACTCGGAAAATTGTTGATAGAATACGGGAGGTAAATCAAGATGTCCTACTTGCCGCTACCCGCAAGACAACACCAGGTTTCCGGTATTTCGAGAAGCGGGCAGTGAAAATTGGCGGGGGTGACTCCCATCGGTATGCTCTCGATGACATGGTTTTAATCAAGAACAACCATCTGGTTTCTGTTGAGAGTACTGAGCAAGCCGTCCTTGAATCAAAGAAAGCAGTCTCATTCTCAAAGAAAGTGTCTTGTGAAGTGCGAAGCTTGGAAGGAGCATTGGAGGCGGCAAAAGCTGGAGCAGATATTATCTTACTTGATAATCAGACACCTTCATCCGTTATGCAAATATGTCAAGCTCTGGATGAGGCAAACTTGAGAGATAAAGTACTCCTGGAAGTATCTGGGGGAATCACTGAGGATAACGCTCTTGAATACGCCCAATGCGATGTAGATATACTATCTTCCGGTGCATTAACACATTCCTACAAGAGTGCTGACTTCAGTATGAGTTTGAAAATTACGTAG
- a CDS encoding thioredoxin family protein encodes MPDISVYEINIDKYRRLARAFGILVVPTLVAGGRTLAGLPTPSDLQTFVLQASSEESICFGEMVPNRKPHESPKVSSSEENTPEDHLFVRN; translated from the coding sequence ATGCCTGATATCTCGGTGTATGAGATTAACATCGACAAGTATCGCCGCTTGGCCCGAGCATTTGGCATTCTTGTAGTTCCTACCCTGGTTGCTGGTGGGCGCACGCTTGCTGGTCTACCGACACCTTCCGATCTACAGACTTTCGTTCTCCAGGCCTCCTCGGAGGAGAGCATCTGTTTTGGCGAAATGGTTCCGAATCGAAAACCTCACGAGAGTCCCAAGGTATCGTCTTCAGAAGAGAACACTCCCGAGGACCATCTTTTTGTTCGAAACTAG